The Garra rufa chromosome 20, GarRuf1.0, whole genome shotgun sequence genome contains the following window.
TGGATGCAACACTGCCATTGGGCGTCAGGAAGCCGCTGGAGCCGCCACCACTGCCGCTGCTTCCACTTTGCAGGGCACGCAGTTTCCTTTCTCTCTCCACCTCGAAGAACGGCCGCTCTGATGTGTGGCTCTCCTGACGCTCTGAGAGAGACCGAAGTGCTTCCTCCAAATCCTGCCCACCTGGTGTACCTGGCTGGCCCAAACGTTTCGACTCCAGAAACCTATGAGGAAATATGTTATTATAGGgcgaccatattctgagaatccaaaaagaggacaccctccccaggatgcaccccccccccacacacacacacacgcattaaCAACGCATTTGGTCGAAattgaggcttaaaatggactttatgaaaactgttttgtcttgtggcaaagtctcctgatcAATTTTGTCCCAAAGAAACGAGAGCGTTtccgagaaacaagagtgtcaacatgtttgactagctggcctaaaaactttaaaggcatttttctctgtttcagtgttggtgtagttactgcactttatgatattttacaaaatccccccggacataattttatagccaaaaaggaggacatgtccgggtaaaagaggacgtatggtcaccctagttattattcattattgattcattcttaaagggatagtttgaaaaatgaaaattcttttattaattactcactctcatgtcgttccaaacccataagacccttTCTTCTGTTCATCTACAAGTTAGTATACTTTTGCACAAacaggttgaaccactgatgtcacatggactattttaacaaattccttactacctttttaggccttgaacgtatcagttgcgtcgcagggtcagaaagctctcggattacatcaaaaagatcttaatttgtgctctgaaggtgaacgaaggtcttacagttttggaatgacatgagggtgagtaactaatgacagaattttcatttttgggtgaactatctctttaatggtCAGTCATTTTTGTGAGAAGTTGAAAATAAATAGATACTGACCCATGATCCTGTGTGTGCGTCGGGGGGGAGTGCTTATCCTCCATGCTGACACTCATATTGTCCGATTCATAATAACTGGTCCGTGGTGTACTGATCCGACTAGAGCGTAACGATGCAGGGCTCGAACCCGGAACCTGCGGAGACTGAACCTGAGAACGTAGCCGAGCCGCGTGATTGGCCACCTTCACGGTCTCAAACACCCGCAACGGATGATTCCTGCGCAGAAAATTTCACCATTCACTAAAACTATAAAtattggaagagccaggacatttttttaatataacagattgtattcgtctgaaagaagaaagtcatatacacctatgataACTTGAGGGTACGTAAATCATGTGATAATTTGAATTTTTTGGTGAtctctttaaaggagtagttcactttcagaacaaaaatgtacagataatgtactcacccccttattatccaagatgttcatgtctttctttctttagtcgtaaggaaattatgtttttttgaggaaaacatttcaggatttctctccatataatggacttctatggtgcccccgagtttgaacttccaaaatgcagcttcaaagggctctaaacgatcacagtcaaggaaagaagggtcttatctagcaaaacgatcggttattttctaaaaaaaaaaaaaaaattacaatttataacctcaaatgctcgtcttgtctagctctgtgtgtactctctgtagagattaaaaagtatatatagttatatataagttttgctagataagacccttcttcctcggctgggatcatttagagctctttgaagctgcatttaaactgcattttggaagttcaaactcgggggcaccacagaaatccattatatggagagtaaTCCTGAGAAAcccttttcctcaaaaaacataatttctttacgactgaagaaagaaagacatgaacatcttggatgacaagggggtgagtacattctctgtaaatttttgttctgaaagtgaaatactcatttaatatttaaaaaaattgttacgttttatttattttttttacagatattTAGATATTTCAGTGTAAAACAAAAGAtgattacatatttttttatagaaTATGAACAGCTGCTATATGTACACAGATGACTAACTTGTATTCAGTGGGCGCTGGGCTGTCTAGGCCTTTCCGGAAAGTTCCTTCAATCTCTGCGGCGAGTGAATCCATTGGGACGACTGATGCCAGGGTGCTATAACGCTGCACAGTGCTGTTAGGCAGGCTCTTACTGCGTAGGTTTTTAATGTCCTCTCTGGCTTCATGAAGCATGTCCTCACATTCTGAGTACCTCTCCTGCAGTTCCTTCAGCTGCCACCAGAGGGAGACAGAACATCATCATTTGACACTGTATTGAAAACAGTAAATCAGAAGTAGAACGCATAGGAGGCATATAATATTGATATTTTGAGCATTGTACCTCTGTTTTAAGCTGGGACTGGGATTCCCGGGAAGCATTCAGATGTTGCGTTAACTCTTCATTCTCAGCGGTGATCTGAATTTGAAAgcatattttatgtatttgtttataaaaatgtattctcTAAATGGTGTGAAAGAAAAACAGGAAGTATGTgtgggtgtgtatgtgtgtctaacCCCTTTGCAGCGCTGCTCCAGGTCGACAATCTGTCCCAGGAGGCCACTAATCTCCTCTTGTTGTCTTAGCGAATCTTCCACCTTCCGGGCCAATTCCTCTGACAGAGATACGACCTGCTTATTTGCCGTCgctggagagagagaaagaagaagagGACCCTTTAGTCTGTTATCAAGAGATACTAAAAGAAGTGCTGGGAAGCATGGTTGTTTTACTTACTGAGTTCGTCCACACACACCATCATAAGCCGTTGCTCTTGTTCCTCATAATTGCTGGTCTCAAATGTTAACTCGTC
Protein-coding sequences here:
- the hap1 gene encoding trafficking kinesin-binding protein 1 isoform X3: MSADMEVWSSSGMDESERDSSSSHDEDDEEPEDEEEPDTEGLCRELVQVLCSERVGQITKTYHDIEAVTHLLEEKERDLELAARIGQSLLKQNKALTERNKLLDEQLEITKEEIAQLRHELSMRDDLLHFYASTEDIEHASETLLIRNDSSSSLSNYVNYDFLQQKLKGLEEENFKLRTEADELTFETSNYEEQEQRLMMVCVDELTTANKQVVSLSEELARKVEDSLRQQEEISGLLGQIVDLEQRCKGITAENEELTQHLNASRESQSQLKTELKELQERYSECEDMLHEAREDIKNLRSKSLPNSTVQRYSTLASVVPMDSLAAEIEGTFRKGLDSPAPTEYKNHPLRVFETVKVANHAARLRSQVQSPQVPGSSPASLRSSRISTPRTSYYESDNMSVSMEDKHSPPTHTQDHGFLESKRLGQPGTPGGQDLEEALRSLSERQESHTSERPFFEVERERKLRALQSGSSGSGGGSSGFLTPNGSVASTGTNYSGTSTHSSGTGSSRSYLPERLQIVKPLEGSVTLHQWQQLAKPNLGGILHPRPGVLTKDFRELDVDFQHVYSLNDLEEDEPDLSKFPNLLNGTVAFGPAVHPLVGAVST